One window from the genome of Thermus sediminis encodes:
- a CDS encoding acylphosphatase — MPRLVALVRGRVQGVGYRAFAQRKALELGLSGYAENLPDGRVEVVAEGPKEDLEAFLHHLKQGPRLARVEAVEVQWAEATGLRGFYVY; from the coding sequence ATGCCGCGCCTGGTGGCCTTGGTCAGGGGCAGGGTGCAGGGGGTGGGTTACCGGGCCTTCGCCCAGCGGAAGGCCCTGGAGCTTGGGCTATCCGGCTACGCGGAAAACCTCCCCGACGGCCGGGTGGAGGTGGTGGCGGAAGGCCCCAAGGAGGACCTGGAGGCCTTCCTCCACCACCTGAAGCAGGGCCCCCGCCTGGCCCGGGTGGAAGCGGTGGAGGTCCAGTGGGCCGAGGCGACGGGTCTAAGGGGCTTCTACGTGTACTGA